The following nucleotide sequence is from Glycine max cultivar Williams 82 chromosome 9, Glycine_max_v4.0, whole genome shotgun sequence.
GTAGAGGTGTCAAGGTGGGCCATGAGTTTGTCAAAACCTGGTTGATCTGGTCTTCCAGTTTAGGCAGTGGGCTTCAGGCTTCATAGAACTCAGCTGTTTGGATGGGAAGGGAAAGGCAACAAAGGGAAAACAAGAGCatcagaatttcaaatggtaGACTGGTCAGGTTAAGATATCAATCTGTTATATACTATAATGTGAATGGCCTACATTATAGGAAGTTGCCAGATAAAGTGAAAACTGTAATCTACCTGCAGGGACCCATCAAGTTTTAGTAAGCATGGTTTCTCCTCCGAGAAGAACCATTCTGAGAAGACCTGACAAAAGATACTAAATATCAGCATTCGTGAGCTTTAGAACACTCTGAACATAATCCAGTAAGAGTAACTTCCTCATAACATGGATCAGtgaagaatataaaataataatgacaCTTGGGACATAAATAATACCCATAGGCACTAGTTCGTCCCAAAGAATAATTTCCATAAGCACCACCACTGCTACCAAGCTACagataaataaaatcaacaaattgAGAAATGAGAAATAATAGTTAAACTGGCGAAGCTAATCCATACTTGAAATTTTCACAAGGTGCACGGTTGTAAAAAGAACCTGTGAATTTCCATAGCTTCCATAACCATCACCAGATGCCAAATCACTTGAACCTCCATACCCACCGGAATATCCACCACGTCCATGTCGTTTACCATCCCTACTGTCATAGTTCAAACCATCTGATCCATCAACTGAAGCAGGAAGATATGGAAGCACCGGAAGAAATCCTGAGACAGCACGCTCCTTATCAAAAAGATTTGCTCTTAGCCGTGTAAGTGCTTGCACAAGAGCATCCTTAGCAACATCAAGGTCTCCGGAAATCTAAACAAGGGTCAAAATAAAAGCCAACATAGTTTAGAAATTATAGGAAACTGCAACTTCTGATAACACAGAAAACAAGATTACTCAATCAATCTTCAACGGTACCCTTACCTGCACCATTTCATCATCTTCAGACGCAATTTTAGGAAGATTATCCTTTGACAGGATGCgaatgtttgcttttgtaagcCTCCTCATTTCAGTCACAATTGTCCCTCCTTTACCAATAAGGCAACCAATTCGGGAGGTTGGCACCAGAAGACGGGTAGTGAAAGAGACAATCCCTGAATCTCTTTCCACTTTCTCACTGCACCGAGGTTGCAATCGCACAGCAGCTTCTATAGTTGGAGAGAAAGAATCCTCAAAAAACTGCATAAACACAATTTAAAAACCATCAGAACtgcaaaaaaaatcacatatccATACCACACTTGATCATCAATATTTCACCTCTTTCGTCGAAATGATTATCAAACAGTCATCTCCTTCAGTTGCTGAACTATCAACTTTGATGGTTGCCCCAGAATCCTGCCTGATTTGATTTATTATGGCACCACCCTTTCCTATCACACCACCAATGTTCCCAGTAGGACAGACAAACCGAACTGAAAACTCTCTCATAGACGCTTCATCCCTTGGGGCAGGATACAAAGACCGTGACCAGTCACCAGTATCACCTTTATACCCCCCATAAGCACCCACAAAAGGAGCCACTCCCATAATCGGAGCCCCTGCACCAGGACCACCAGTTGCATACCCACCAGGAACTGCAGAAGCAAGCAGATGCTGAGACCGCGATGGATTATCACGAATCTGAGCAGCAATTTGAAACAGAGCTTTCTTCACAACCGCAGCCTCACCAGATATCTGCACTTCCACAACAAGCAAACTCAGCTTAAACCATTCAAGTGCATTCCTATCTTAGAGTTTCTACTACCATAGTTTAAAGCTTGCAGTGTGTATTTGCCGCTCACAGCATTCCTATGAAGCCCTATTTACTGTGCAAACTCCCTTGGACAGTTACATATCCTAATGAATTCTGTTATCAGTGATCCAGCTTCATAACAGATTGCCTTTATAAGTTTTAAATTGCAATTGTGGACTAAATGACACGTTTAGTGTTAAGAAAAATTGTGGACAAAATGACATACTTACAATTGCAGTTCCAATGCAGTCACAGGAAGCCAAAAAACATGACACCAGCAGCTGAAACAGCGATTGGTTGCAGACAAGGTTTTACAAATTGGTCTATGACCACGATTTCAGCAAAAGAAAGATTTTTGGATCTCCGTGACCACAATTGAATCTGCATTTGTCCGCAAAGGATCCCAACAAAACGTGACTGCAATTTTAAAACCTTGTTGCAGACAATTTTTCTAAAACCATGTGCCTAT
It contains:
- the LOC100787863 gene encoding KH domain-containing protein At4g18375; the protein is MTGQRSSYGKRSHSHSDSDAGSKNKRRNPAADESSSSLITADDTVFRYLCPVRKIGSVIGRGGDIVKQLRADTKAKIRIGDALPGCDERVVTIHSSSEETNHFDETDDLVSPAQDALFRVHQRVIAEDAREDEDEERNHVTAKLLVPSDQIGCVIGKGGQIVQNIRSETGAQIRILKDDRLPPCALSTDELVQISGEAAVVKKALFQIAAQIRDNPSRSQHLLASAVPGGYATGGPGAGAPIMGVAPFVGAYGGYKGDTGDWSRSLYPAPRDEASMREFSVRFVCPTGNIGGVIGKGGAIINQIRQDSGATIKVDSSATEGDDCLIIISTKEFFEDSFSPTIEAAVRLQPRCSEKVERDSGIVSFTTRLLVPTSRIGCLIGKGGTIVTEMRRLTKANIRILSKDNLPKIASEDDEMVQISGDLDVAKDALVQALTRLRANLFDKERAVSGFLPVLPYLPASVDGSDGLNYDSRDGKRHGRGGYSGGYGGSSDLASGDGYGSYGNSQLGSSGGAYGNYSLGRTSAYGSSQNGSSRRRNHAY